The Solibacillus sp. FSL W7-1436 genome window below encodes:
- a CDS encoding 4'-phosphopantetheinyl transferase family protein — translation MPTDWQRYLPFLENDVVQRVGRMRKTEDQLRTVCAHLLTKMMLVTTYNKELSEVRFSKDSNGKYQLGQDLHFNLSHSGSYVACAISTFPVGIDVEQQVIRDFSLFQALWSEEENHLYKLLEQEAFYALWTAKESYGKYKGFGLDDSLMEATIRQDGTIHHPASRVKARTIPFFLAPGYSAAVCLEDSLETVTHVQWAQIKTFFMKKVGTYAKN, via the coding sequence ATGCCTACTGATTGGCAACGTTATCTTCCCTTTTTGGAAAACGACGTGGTGCAGCGGGTTGGACGCATGCGGAAAACGGAAGATCAGTTGCGAACGGTTTGTGCTCATTTACTGACGAAGATGATGTTGGTGACGACTTACAATAAGGAATTGTCGGAAGTTCGCTTTTCCAAAGATTCAAACGGTAAATACCAACTAGGACAAGACCTTCACTTCAATCTCTCACATTCCGGAAGTTATGTGGCATGTGCCATTAGTACGTTTCCGGTTGGAATTGATGTGGAACAGCAGGTAATAAGGGACTTTTCCCTCTTTCAAGCGTTGTGGAGCGAAGAGGAGAATCATCTCTATAAGCTTCTTGAACAGGAAGCTTTCTATGCCCTCTGGACTGCTAAGGAAAGTTACGGGAAATATAAAGGGTTTGGTTTGGACGATTCTTTAATGGAAGCAACGATTCGGCAAGATGGAACGATTCATCATCCCGCCTCACGTGTAAAAGCCCGTACCATTCCTTTTTTCCTTGCACCTGGTTACAGTGCTGCAGTCTGTTTGGAGGATTCATTGGAGACCGTGACGCACGTTCAGTGGGCACAAATTAAAACATTTTTTATGAAAAAGGTTGGGACATATGCGAAAAATTGA
- a CDS encoding MFS transporter: MRKIDVSSVIDNSTFTKTHATVLGWCILLILFDGYDLVVFGSVISSLKDDWGVSTSVLGTIGSLTLIGSLIGSFICGMLADKIGRKNVIIACVLVFAVFTLLTGLTDSLIAFAFFRFFAGIGLGGIPPLVVTLTSEYSPKKMRNIMVGIMFSGYSIGGICVALLGIWVIPNLGWQWMFYIGAIPLLLLPIIIKSMPESIYYYIKKGQLSKAQHMLSRLNTDYVPQDGDQLIIEQETKDVPVAKLFKEGRAKATILFWVICFMGLLLVYGLSTWLPQMMMASGFALTSSLLFLLSLNIGAIIGSITGGFIADRIGSKKVLATLYSLGGICLFLLAFNPTVWILYLLVAFAGAASIGAQNLNNAFISSYYPSSMRSTGLGTALCVGRVGAIIGPSLGGYLLAGSAPVYICFIAFAIPAFIAAMAIYALPMTTTNAAHRAKSIEITS, encoded by the coding sequence ATGCGAAAAATTGACGTTTCATCAGTAATCGATAATAGTACATTTACTAAGACACATGCGACTGTTTTAGGATGGTGCATTCTCCTCATCTTATTTGACGGCTATGATCTTGTTGTCTTTGGCTCGGTCATTTCCTCGTTGAAAGATGATTGGGGTGTCAGCACCTCCGTACTCGGGACAATCGGCTCCTTGACATTGATCGGCAGTCTGATCGGTTCGTTTATTTGCGGGATGTTGGCCGACAAAATCGGCCGGAAGAATGTCATTATTGCCTGTGTGCTTGTTTTTGCTGTGTTTACGCTTTTAACAGGATTGACGGATTCTCTTATTGCTTTTGCCTTCTTCCGTTTCTTTGCAGGAATCGGGCTTGGTGGGATTCCACCGCTCGTTGTGACACTGACATCAGAGTACTCGCCTAAAAAGATGCGCAATATAATGGTAGGAATTATGTTCAGCGGTTACTCCATCGGCGGCATTTGTGTGGCGCTTTTAGGGATATGGGTCATTCCGAATTTAGGTTGGCAATGGATGTTTTATATCGGGGCGATTCCGCTGCTTCTTTTACCGATCATTATTAAATCTATGCCTGAATCGATTTACTACTATATAAAAAAAGGACAGCTTTCAAAGGCCCAGCATATGCTAAGCCGCCTGAACACAGACTATGTACCGCAAGACGGCGATCAGCTGATCATCGAGCAAGAAACAAAAGACGTGCCGGTTGCCAAGCTCTTTAAAGAAGGTCGTGCAAAAGCAACCATTCTCTTTTGGGTCATTTGCTTTATGGGACTGCTGCTTGTTTACGGTCTCAGCACATGGCTGCCACAAATGATGATGGCTTCCGGCTTTGCGTTGACATCCAGCCTGCTATTCTTGCTCAGCCTCAATATTGGCGCCATTATCGGATCAATTACGGGCGGTTTTATCGCCGATCGTATCGGTTCGAAAAAGGTGTTGGCAACCCTTTATAGTTTAGGGGGGATTTGCCTCTTCTTGCTTGCTTTCAATCCTACCGTGTGGATTTTGTATTTGCTCGTTGCGTTTGCAGGAGCCGCATCGATTGGAGCACAAAATTTAAACAATGCTTTCATCTCCTCTTACTACCCGTCTTCAATGCGTTCGACCGGTCTTGGGACAGCACTTTGCGTAGGTCGCGTTGGTGCCATTATCGGACCTTCATTAGGCGGATATTTACTAGCGGGCTCAGCACCTGTGTACATTTGCTTTATTGCCTTTGCCATCCCGGCATTTATCGCGGCAATGGCAATCTATGCACTGCCGATGACGACAACCAACGCTGCTCATCGGGCGAAGAGTATCGAGATAACGAGTTAG
- a CDS encoding cytochrome P450 has protein sequence MTNSVPKEEGIDHSLNLLREGYLYILNRRQSFHSDLFETRLLGKKAVCMGGKEAADLFYDNSKFKRAGVAPNRVAETLFGKKGVQTLDGDAHKHRKEMFMSIMSPVRLKKLNEIAAKQWDTALTKWQQMDEIVLYEETLEIMCRTACEWAGVPVEEKEMKKLADDLRAMFESATAIGPAHWAGRNARNRVEKWISEMVGLVREGEVNPEEGTALYTFAWHRNLEGNLLDSEIAAVEVINILRPIVAIAVYINFSALAVHHYPEEREKLKSGDEKNALMFVQEVRRFYPFFPFAAAEVKEDFTWKDYTFEKGTLTLLDLYGTNHDTNIWGNPEVFQPSRFENWDGSPFSFIPQGGGDYYLGHRCAGEWVTIEMMKVSLDFLVNQMTYDVPEQDLSYSKVSIPSLPKSKVIINNVQRV, from the coding sequence ATGACAAATTCAGTGCCAAAGGAAGAAGGAATTGACCACAGCCTGAATCTTCTGAGAGAAGGTTATTTGTATATTTTAAATAGAAGACAAAGCTTTCATTCCGATCTGTTCGAAACACGATTGCTTGGAAAAAAGGCGGTCTGTATGGGCGGAAAGGAAGCGGCCGACCTTTTTTACGACAATAGTAAGTTTAAAAGAGCAGGCGTTGCACCAAACCGTGTTGCCGAAACATTATTCGGCAAAAAGGGTGTACAGACACTGGATGGAGATGCCCATAAGCACCGAAAAGAGATGTTTATGTCCATTATGTCCCCGGTCCGACTTAAAAAACTGAATGAAATTGCCGCGAAGCAGTGGGATACAGCTTTAACTAAATGGCAGCAGATGGATGAAATCGTGCTTTACGAAGAAACGCTGGAAATCATGTGCCGTACTGCCTGCGAGTGGGCCGGCGTGCCTGTTGAAGAAAAGGAAATGAAGAAACTGGCGGACGATTTACGGGCGATGTTCGAGTCAGCAACAGCAATTGGACCAGCTCATTGGGCAGGGAGAAATGCGCGAAATCGCGTGGAGAAGTGGATAAGTGAAATGGTCGGTCTGGTGCGAGAAGGCGAAGTGAACCCAGAAGAAGGTACGGCATTATACACATTTGCATGGCACCGGAATCTGGAAGGAAATCTTCTGGATTCGGAGATTGCTGCGGTGGAAGTAATCAATATATTGAGACCGATTGTAGCGATTGCGGTCTATATTAATTTCTCGGCATTGGCCGTACATCATTATCCTGAAGAGCGGGAGAAACTTAAATCCGGCGATGAAAAGAATGCACTGATGTTTGTACAGGAAGTGCGCCGTTTCTATCCATTCTTCCCGTTTGCCGCAGCAGAAGTGAAAGAGGATTTCACTTGGAAAGACTATACTTTTGAAAAAGGTACTTTAACTTTATTGGATTTATACGGAACGAATCATGACACGAATATTTGGGGGAATCCCGAAGTGTTTCAGCCGAGCCGTTTTGAAAACTGGGATGGAAGTCCGTTCAGCTTTATTCCGCAAGGTGGCGGCGATTACTATTTAGGCCATCGCTGTGCGGGGGAATGGGTGACGATTGAGATGATGAAAGTGAGTCTAGATTTCCTAGTTAACCAAATGACGTACGATGTCCCGGAACAAGATTTAAGCTACAGTAAAGTAAGCATTCCAAGCTTGCCTAAAAGCAAAGTGATTATTAATAATGTTCAGCGAGTATAA
- the dhbC gene encoding isochorismate synthase DhbC has translation MVIKQKAVIEHELLDDYEVGDFFIETPKRTILGKGVFMHVPAGEPHQNQMEGLSEKVAGALKKAKEQGHPRPVVTGAVPFDYYKKACLLVPESIQIAPSLQQEEREVSGSVSVTVNRLVSNPSPEHYKQGVMQGIERIRSGELDKIVLSRSLEVSLNEPIDLPQLLRNLAYQNKHGYTFAAPIKHGNQKASLIGASPELLVSRQGMYVIANPLAGSRTRSEDPIENQRREEELLSSPKDLHEHAVVVEAVIKGLRPLLKTIEVPEKPSVVYTETMMHLSTVIKGELLKADISSLDLAIALQPTPAVCGAPTEKARQAIAEIEPFDRGFFTGTIGWCDAEGDGEWVVTIRCAEANGDSLRLFAGAGVVSESKSEEELAETGAKFQTMLRAMGINTEQLKDI, from the coding sequence ATGGTAATCAAACAAAAAGCAGTAATCGAACATGAACTTTTAGATGACTATGAAGTTGGTGACTTTTTCATTGAAACACCAAAAAGAACGATTTTAGGCAAAGGTGTGTTCATGCACGTACCAGCGGGTGAACCACATCAAAACCAGATGGAAGGATTATCCGAGAAGGTGGCGGGCGCGCTGAAGAAGGCAAAAGAACAAGGGCATCCACGACCAGTCGTAACGGGCGCAGTGCCATTTGATTACTATAAAAAAGCATGTTTACTTGTTCCGGAATCTATCCAAATCGCGCCATCATTGCAGCAGGAGGAAAGGGAAGTGTCCGGTTCAGTATCTGTTACTGTCAATCGGCTCGTATCCAATCCTTCACCAGAGCACTATAAGCAAGGTGTCATGCAAGGTATTGAAAGAATAAGAAGCGGCGAACTCGACAAAATTGTGCTATCACGTTCACTGGAAGTAAGCCTCAATGAGCCGATCGACCTTCCGCAGCTGTTACGTAATCTTGCGTATCAAAACAAACATGGATATACGTTTGCAGCACCGATTAAACACGGAAATCAAAAGGCTTCGCTCATCGGGGCTAGTCCGGAGCTGCTTGTTTCAAGACAAGGGATGTACGTCATCGCGAATCCATTGGCCGGTTCACGAACTAGAAGTGAAGATCCGATAGAGAACCAAAGACGTGAAGAGGAACTGCTTTCTTCTCCAAAGGATTTACATGAGCATGCGGTCGTAGTGGAAGCAGTCATCAAGGGATTGCGTCCATTACTAAAAACGATCGAAGTTCCGGAAAAACCGTCAGTTGTTTATACGGAAACGATGATGCATCTATCGACAGTCATTAAAGGAGAGCTCCTGAAAGCGGATATCTCATCGCTTGATTTAGCCATTGCCCTTCAGCCTACACCAGCTGTTTGTGGGGCACCAACGGAAAAGGCAAGACAGGCAATCGCGGAAATTGAACCGTTTGACCGCGGCTTCTTTACAGGCACGATCGGTTGGTGTGATGCTGAAGGCGACGGGGAATGGGTTGTGACGATTCGCTGCGCAGAGGCAAATGGCGATTCATTACGATTATTTGCGGGAGCAGGCGTTGTGAGTGAATCGAAGTCTGAAGAAGAATTGGCTGAAACGGGTGCGAAATTCCAGACAATGCTTCGCGCAATGGGCATCAATACAGAACAGCTGAAGGATATTTAA
- a CDS encoding 2,3-dihydro-2,3-dihydroxybenzoate dehydrogenase has product MNFQELRGKVALVTGGAQGIGASLVKSLATLGVKVVVIDYNEEKLRNHVNGLIEQGHEVFAFSADVGESNAIDEVVEKVENEIGPIEMLVNVAGALATGPVESCTDRDWARIFSINTTGVFYVSRAVSRYMIQRKAGSIVTVGSNAASVPRISMAAYAASKAATVMFTKCLGLELAEHNIRCNIVSPGSTDTDMQRSMWSDDHGAEVMIKGMPETYKVGIPLKKIAQPDNIVDAILFFLSNHSSHITMSNLVVDGGATLGAG; this is encoded by the coding sequence GTGAACTTTCAGGAGTTAAGAGGGAAAGTTGCACTTGTGACAGGTGGAGCCCAAGGAATTGGCGCAAGCCTTGTCAAAAGCTTGGCTACATTAGGAGTAAAAGTAGTTGTAATCGATTATAACGAGGAAAAATTGAGAAACCATGTGAATGGTTTAATAGAGCAGGGCCACGAAGTTTTCGCATTTTCTGCAGATGTCGGAGAAAGTAACGCCATTGATGAGGTTGTCGAGAAAGTGGAAAACGAAATCGGACCAATCGAAATGCTCGTCAATGTAGCAGGCGCATTGGCTACAGGACCGGTCGAATCATGTACTGACCGTGACTGGGCAAGGATCTTTTCAATTAATACGACAGGCGTTTTTTATGTTTCAAGAGCAGTAAGCCGTTATATGATTCAAAGAAAAGCAGGTTCCATTGTAACAGTCGGATCCAATGCCGCAAGTGTACCGAGAATTTCGATGGCGGCCTACGCAGCATCAAAGGCGGCAACGGTCATGTTTACAAAATGTCTCGGTTTAGAGCTGGCAGAGCATAATATACGCTGCAATATCGTTTCACCAGGGTCGACGGATACGGACATGCAACGTTCGATGTGGTCCGATGATCATGGCGCTGAAGTAATGATTAAAGGGATGCCTGAAACGTATAAAGTAGGGATTCCGCTGAAAAAGATTGCACAACCGGACAATATTGTCGACGCTATTCTGTTTTTCCTGTCTAATCACTCAAGCCATATTACGATGAGCAATCTTGTCGTGGATGGCGGCGCGACATTGGGAGCCGGCTAA